TTTTTGACCTGGATAACTTCAAGTTCATTAATAATTCCTGGGGCCATGCCTGCGGCGACGATGTACTGCTGGAAATAACGCACCGCCTGCAAAGTCTGCTGCCTGCCGAAACCATGGCCGCCCGTCTTGGCGGCGATGAATTTACCGTTTTGCTTGGCCCCTTAACAACCCGCGAATTGGATGAATGGGCGCAGCGCATTCTAGACCTTTGCAGCCGCCCGCTCATGGTGCGCGGCACCTCTCTGCCGTTGTCGGCCAGCCTAGGCATATGTCCCCTAAATAACGACCTGTCTGCGGACGATGTGCTGCGCAATGCCGACACCGCACTCAATCGCGCCAAAAGCGCCGGCAAAAAAACTTGGCGCCTTTACGAGCCTGCCATGCAAGAGGCCATGATCCGGCGCATTCAGTTAGAAAGCCAGTTGCATCAAGCTTTAGCTGCCAGACAGTTTCTCCTTTATTTCCAACCCCAGTTGGATCTGCCCAGCGGCCAAGTCACCGCCTTTGAAGCCCTCATCCGCTGGCAGCATCCGGAACGAGGTCTGGTCTCGCCGCTGGAGTTCATTCCCCTCGCAGAAGAAACGGGCTTGATTCTGCCGATCGGCGAATGGGTGCTGCGCAGCGCCTGCCGGTTCCTACGGCAGCGCTCGCCGCAAGAACCTCCCATCCGAGTCGCCGTCAATATTTCCGGCCGCCAGCTTATGCAGACCGATTTTACCCAGCGAGTCCGGCGCATTCTGACGGAAGAAAATATTCCTCCCGAATGGCTGGAACTGGAATTGACCGAATCCATTCTCATGGAGTCCTTTGATGAGCATGTCTTAAAACTGCAAGAGCTGCGCGAAATAGGCTTAAGCATTTCCTTGGACGATTTCGGCACTGGCTATTCGTCTTTGACCTATCTCAATCAACTGCCCATAGACCGCCTCAAACTAGACAAAACGTTTTTACAAAAATATCACACCGAGCAAAATCAAGCCATTGTCCGCGCCATGATTCGTTTGGCGCACGATATGAAACTCTCCGTCGTCGCGGAAGGCGTAGAAACTGAAGAACAGTTTCAGCGCCTCTACGCCATGGGCTGCGATTTGATTCAAGGCTATCTTCTCGCCAAACCGCTCCCGGCGGAAGAAGCTTTGGCTTTCTCCCCGCCTCCATCGCTGTTGAATGGTTAGCATCTTTCTATCATGGTGCAACGATGTCCATTGCTGCTTCTACGCTTCTACCGTATGATAAAGATACTCGCTGGTTTGCTGCGCCCCCTGTGCAGCACCCTCTCTAGCTGCAGTTCTCCGACTGCAGCCCCGGCAGCGAGTCTTGCTCCCCACCGCCAACACGCCGGTGGGTCTTTTTTTTACAGGAATTTCAGAGTTAAAGGCGAATACGTATTGAATCAAGAAGTAATCCAACATTGGCTAAAGAATAGAGGTATCACGCATGGAAAAACTTCGCCTGGCTCTGGTCGGTCCCGCCGATTCGGTCGCTTTAACCTATCCGGTCGCTTTAGAATGGAAAGACCAAATCGTATCCACTCCTTTTGTCTACCAAAATGCCGCCGAAGTGCCGGACATTGTCCGGCAGCACTTGGAAGAGTTTGACTTCTGGCTTTTCTCCGGCATTTCTCCTTATAAGCATGCGCAACGACTCGGCCTGAACATTCCCTGCTTTTATATTCCTCATATCGGTTCCAGCCTCTACCGGGCGCTGCTGCAGATCACTCATATGGCCCATCTAGAAGTAGACAGTATCAGCTTTGACACCTTCAACCGCCAAGAAATTGAAGAAACATTTCTAGATGCCAACATGCCTTTGCCCAAGCTGTTTCTGCACGAAACCGAAGATATCGTCACCGCCGCCGAACTGACAGACTATCACTACCAGCTTTGGCAAAGCGGCCAAAGTCATATTGCCGTCACTTGCTACCTGTCCACCTACGAAAAGCTCAAGGAGCTTGGCGTACCGGTCTTCCGCATCTGGCCCACACGCAGCAACATCCGCACCACAATTGAAGTAGCGCTCAATGCCGTACGAGCGGAACGCTTTAAAGGCGGCCAGTTGGCGATCCAGCAAATTACGCTTGATGACTATGATGACATAGTGCGCAACTCTTCTAGCTACGCCGCCAAAAAAATAGAACTGCGCCTTTACGAAATCTTGGTAGATTACGCCAAGCAGCTGCAAGGCTCTATCATCGTACGCGGCGATGGTCAATACACTCTCTACTCCACCAGGGGTATTTTGGAAAAGTGGACCGAAGAATTGACCGTCTTACCTTGTCTCGACGAAATCACTCGCCAAGTCAGCGCCAAAGTCAGCGGCGGCATAGGCTTTGGCTCCACAGCCTATATGGCGGAAGAGAACGCATTTCACGCTCTAGGTCTGGCCAAACGCGCCGGCAAAGGCCTGTGGATGGCCGTTACCGACAGCCGGGAAGCCGTAGGACCGCTCAGTTCGCCTACGCATTTAAAATATTCCCTGCGCGCCAGCGACTCGGTTTGCCAACATTTTGCCGAAAAGCTGAGTCTCAGCCGTACCACGGTCAACAAGCTGTTTGCCGCCTTAGACCAGTTGAAGCGCGATACCTTGGCCGCAGACGACCTAGCATTTCACCTAGGCATTACCACACGCAGCGCCCGCCGCTTACTGACAACCTTGGCTACTCAAGGATTAGCCGATGTCACCGGCGAAGAACTGCTCAGCAAAGGCCGTCCTCGCAAACTGTATTCTATCCACTGGCAACAGCTTCTGCAGCCGGTAATCGATGAAACATCGACCGGAGGTTGACACGATCCTATAGGAAGTATATACTGGGTATAATTTAAAGCAAATGAGCAAAGGAGCTCTTCACGCAAGTGAGGAGCTCTCTTTTTTTGCACTTTGTATTTTTTCTGTTTTTTCGTTATCTTTTGGATTTTATTTTAGGAAATGTCTTTAAAACGCCTTTAACTCTATGGTATGATACGCTTAAGAAAGCACAAAACGAACACTATTGTTCTGTAAGTGCACAATAACCGCGCGTTCTAACGTTTAGACACAGAGGTGCTTATTATGTTTGACAAATCGACCCTGGACCAACTGGAACTCCAACTTATTACCTGGCGCAGACAGCTGCACCGTATCCCTGAAGCCAGCTACCAAGAGAAAAAAACATCCCAAACAGTCGCCGCCGAACTGCAAAAGCTTGGACTTTCCGTACAAACTTTCAGTAACCATCATGGTGTATGCGCGGTGATTCACGGCAATCAACCCGGCCCTGTCATCGCTTTCCGCGCGGACATGGACGCTTTATCCATCCGCGAGGAAGCGGCTTCCGAATTCCGCTCTGAGCATGAAGGCGCCATGCATGCCTGCGGTCATGACGGCCACATGGCGATCTTGCTTGGCTTAGCCAGCTTACTCCACAACAATCGTCAGCATTTAGCCGGTACGGTCAAGCTTTTTTTCCAATCCGCCGAAGAAGCCGCCCCGGAAGGAGGCGCCCATTTCTTTCTGGAAGCAGGTCTTTTGGATGACGTTTCCTCCATTTTTGGCCTGCATTTGTGGCCAGACCTCCCCTGTGGCGAAATCGGTTTGCGCCAAGGCGCACTTATGGCCGCCTCCGACCGGCTCAGCATCACCATCCTCGGTGAAGGCGCCCATGCCGGTCAGCCACAGCACGGTATTGACGCCATTACCATTGCTGCCGACGTACTGCAGGGCATCAGCCATATTTTAAGCCGCCAACTAGATCCATTGGAAACGGCCACCATCAATATCGGCCAAATTCACGGCGGCGACCGCTATAATGTGATCGCTCGAGAAGTAGTTCTTGAGGGCACGGTCCGCACTCTTTCCGAAGGAGTTCGCAGTACGCTCCCAGGCAAACTGGATCGTATTCTCGCCGGCATGACCGCTTCCCAAGGCGGTTCTTACCGTCTCAATTACCAACATGGCTATCCGGTTCTTAACAACTGGCCCCAGCCCACCGTGCTGCTAACACAGGCCGCAACCAGCGTCCTCGGAGCCGATCAGGTGCATACTGATGTTAAGCCGGTCTTGGCGGCCGAAGACTTTTCCAAATACCTTGTGCAAGTTCCAGGCAGCTTCTTCTGGCTGGGCTGCGGTTTTAAAGACAAAGAAAACCACGGTCTGCACAGCCCTTATTTCGAAATCGACGAAGCAGCCTTACTTCACGGTGTAGCCATTCTGTACCAAACAGCTTTATTAGCGCTAAAACAACCAGAAACCGCTGCTAAAGAACCTGTTTTTTCTTGATTTTTTAGGAAATGTCCTTAAATAACTCA
This genomic window from uncultured Anaeromusa sp. contains:
- a CDS encoding GTP cyclohydrolase, producing the protein MEKLRLALVGPADSVALTYPVALEWKDQIVSTPFVYQNAAEVPDIVRQHLEEFDFWLFSGISPYKHAQRLGLNIPCFYIPHIGSSLYRALLQITHMAHLEVDSISFDTFNRQEIEETFLDANMPLPKLFLHETEDIVTAAELTDYHYQLWQSGQSHIAVTCYLSTYEKLKELGVPVFRIWPTRSNIRTTIEVALNAVRAERFKGGQLAIQQITLDDYDDIVRNSSSYAAKKIELRLYEILVDYAKQLQGSIIVRGDGQYTLYSTRGILEKWTEELTVLPCLDEITRQVSAKVSGGIGFGSTAYMAEENAFHALGLAKRAGKGLWMAVTDSREAVGPLSSPTHLKYSLRASDSVCQHFAEKLSLSRTTVNKLFAALDQLKRDTLAADDLAFHLGITTRSARRLLTTLATQGLADVTGEELLSKGRPRKLYSIHWQQLLQPVIDETSTGG
- a CDS encoding EAL domain-containing protein codes for the protein MNRRSEDHSKFTRELLIGLGEDSLRKNYYPELQARMADLERFRLLLDQAHDAIFLVDRASHLILDANAAARNCAGAQEVLGAPIQNWLHLELPEDMTPDTPVELVAKTQECLLQCCGNKEVPVEITLTWVQLPTQDVLVIVARDITRHKQDKQHLSDVYEELQANYEELESLYGQLSQAEDELKSKIRELETSQASLRESEARYRLAMAGSNDAIWDWDLVRKQVVVSPHWAEHIGFPPIAYEDSIQRWLQHIHPDDLAGRRQAMRQHLLKQSPYFSVEYRFRLPNGRYCWVQERGKALFDAQDKPLRMCGSYTDITSRKKQEERIRHMAYHDTLTNLPNRASLLEKLTELLPQQSGEKRHTLFLFDLDNFKFINNSWGHACGDDVLLEITHRLQSLLPAETMAARLGGDEFTVLLGPLTTRELDEWAQRILDLCSRPLMVRGTSLPLSASLGICPLNNDLSADDVLRNADTALNRAKSAGKKTWRLYEPAMQEAMIRRIQLESQLHQALAARQFLLYFQPQLDLPSGQVTAFEALIRWQHPERGLVSPLEFIPLAEETGLILPIGEWVLRSACRFLRQRSPQEPPIRVAVNISGRQLMQTDFTQRVRRILTEENIPPEWLELELTESILMESFDEHVLKLQELREIGLSISLDDFGTGYSSLTYLNQLPIDRLKLDKTFLQKYHTEQNQAIVRAMIRLAHDMKLSVVAEGVETEEQFQRLYAMGCDLIQGYLLAKPLPAEEALAFSPPPSLLNG
- a CDS encoding amidohydrolase encodes the protein MFDKSTLDQLELQLITWRRQLHRIPEASYQEKKTSQTVAAELQKLGLSVQTFSNHHGVCAVIHGNQPGPVIAFRADMDALSIREEAASEFRSEHEGAMHACGHDGHMAILLGLASLLHNNRQHLAGTVKLFFQSAEEAAPEGGAHFFLEAGLLDDVSSIFGLHLWPDLPCGEIGLRQGALMAASDRLSITILGEGAHAGQPQHGIDAITIAADVLQGISHILSRQLDPLETATINIGQIHGGDRYNVIAREVVLEGTVRTLSEGVRSTLPGKLDRILAGMTASQGGSYRLNYQHGYPVLNNWPQPTVLLTQAATSVLGADQVHTDVKPVLAAEDFSKYLVQVPGSFFWLGCGFKDKENHGLHSPYFEIDEAALLHGVAILYQTALLALKQPETAAKEPVFS